Within Sorangiineae bacterium MSr11367, the genomic segment GCGGCCTCTGGGTTCCGCGAGGTGGAAGCGGAGTTCCTCACCGACGAAGCGCGGCCCCTGCTGGGCCGGCCGACGCCGTGTGTGGGGCGCGACCGGGAGCTCGCCCTGCTTCGCATGCTGCTTTCGGAGTGCTGCGAAGAGCCGGTGGCCCGGCTCGCGATGCTCATCGCCCCGCCCGGGATTGGCAAATCCAGATTGCGCCGCGAATTTCTGCGGCAAGTCGCGCCCGATGGGGAGGCGAGCCTCACGATCTTGGTCGGGCACAGCGATCCCACGCGCGCCGGTGCGCCGTACGGCCTTCTGTGGGACGCCATCCGCGGGCTCGTCGACGTCCATGATGGAGAGGAGCCGTCGGCGCAGCAGCACAAACTTCGCGAACGCGTCCGACGCCACGTGCCGGCCAACGACGTGCAATTCGTCAGCGAATTTCTCGGTGAGCTTTGCGGAATTCCATTTCCGTCGGAGAGCAGCCCCCGGCTTCGCGATGCGCGGAGCGAGCCGCACTCCATGTTCAGTCAGGTCAGCGCGGCGTTGGTCTCGTTCTTCCGCGCCGAAAGCCATGCGCACCCCGTTCTGCTGGTTCTCGAAGACCTGCAATGGGGTGACGTCCTCACGGTGCGTGCCATCGACGCGGTGTTGCGCGAGTGCCGCGACAAGCCCATCATGGTTTTGGCCTTGGCCCGACCCGAGGTCGAGGAAATTTTCCCGAAGCTCTGGTCGGAGCGCAAACGGCAAGACTTTCGGCTCGATGGCCTCACGAAGAAAGCGAGCGCGCAGCTCGTGGCACGGGTCCTCGGCCCAGAGATCGCGCCCGCCGTCGTGGCACGGATCGTCGACCAGGCTGCGGGCAATGCGCTCTTTCTGGAGGAATTGATTCGCTTCGTGGCGGGGGGCGAGTCCACGGCCATGCCGGCCACGGTGCTGGCCATGCTCCAAGCGCGCCTCAAACGCCTCGAGCCGGAGCTGCGGCGGGTGCTGCGCGCGGCCAGTGTTTTCGGCAGCACCTTTTGGCGCGGGGGCGTGCTCGCGCTCCTCGGCGAACAGGATTCCCCTGCGAGCGTGGACGATTGGCTTCACATCCTGGTCAACCAGGAGCTCGTGTTGCGCGAGGCTGGTGGACGATTCCTCGGGGATGTCCAGTACGCGTTCCGCCACGAGCTCGTGCGCGAGGCCACGTACAGCATGCTGACCGACGCGGATCGCATCGCCGGGCATCGCGCCGCGGCGGCCTTTCTCGAATCGATGGGCGAACGCAATCCGCGTGTCCTCGCCGAGCATTTCGCCCTCGGCGACATGATGGCGCGGGCCGCGGCGTTCTACACGAAGGCGGCGCTCGATGCCTTCGATCAGAGCGATGTCCACGCCGTCGTCCCCCTGACCGAGCGCGCCATCGCGTGCGGGGCGGACGGCGAACTCCTGGGGACACTGCTCACGGTGCGTGCGCGGGCACACGCTCTGGATTGCGAGTTCGACCACGTGCATCCGCTCCTCGTTCGGGCGCTCTTCCTTCTCCACCGCGGTAGCAAGGAGTGGTACATGGCCGCGGGGATGATGCTCATGGTGGCGGGGATCCTCGTGCGCCCGAACGAAGTGTCACGTTGGGGAGAAGAGCTTTGGGCCGCGGAGTGCGATTCGAAGAGCGCGGTGGCGCGGATGGAAGCCACGTGGCTCGCGGCGGGGTACTTCGCGCGCGCGGGGGCACGCTCCCGGGCCGAATGGCAACTTGCGAAGATGGACGCTCACATTGCGCCCATCACGAGTCTCTTTGGAAAGGGTCTGTGGAGGCTCGCCCATGCGGAATCCGCCTGGTACCTTCGGCCCGAGCCTTGGGACGCATCCAGGGCGGCCACCGATGCCGAAGGCATGTTCGAAACGTGCGGCCACCACCGGCTCGTGGCGTTTGCGCGCATCTACCGAGGCATCTCGCTTGCGCACCTAGGCAACGTCGACGCGGGCGAGCAAAAATTGCGAGCCGCCTTGGCCGAGGGGCATCGCTCTCGGGAAGCGTGGCTCATCTCGAGTGCCACGCCCTATCTGGCCATGCTGCTCCTCGACAAGGGTGGCGATGCCTCCATCGAGGAGGCCGAACGGCTCCTTCGCGCCTTCTTGGACCAGCCGGGCGACAGGAGCCTTCAAGGGCTGTCGCACGCCATTCTGGCGGAGATTCTTCTTTTGCACGAGGAACTCGAATCCGCCGAAAAACACGCCCGCCTCGGGCTCGGCCTGATCACCGGATTCGCCATTTACAGGGCCCATGCCAAGGTGGTGCTGACGAATGTGCTGCTGCGCAGCGGGCGAGCGGCCGAAGCTTGCGAGCACGTGGACGCCGCCATCGCGGAGCATGCACATGGCTGCGGCTTCATGGAGGTACGACTTTGGCTGACGGCCTTCGACGCCCATGCGGCCGCCGAGACCTCCGCGGCCGCGCAAGCTCTGGAGGGCGCCGTCGAGCGGATACGGATCCGCGCAGAGAACATTCCCGACGCGGATCTTCGCCTGCGCTTCCTCACGAGAAACGTCGTGAACCGACGCGTCCTCGAGGAAGCGAAAAAACGATTACCTCGTTCGGCCGTGGAATTTGCTCTTTAGTTTCGCGCCTCGCGGAATGCTTGCAGGTAGCTGACCGGGGAATGGTCGCCCACGGAATACGGCAGACGCACCCTGTGCAACACCGGGATTTGCTCGAAGACCCATGCCGCGAGTCCGACGGGGATGCTCACTGCGGCCGACACGACCTGTTGCGACAACTTGCTCCGCGGCGTCCAGCCATCCTCGCCACCGTGAAACTCGTAACCGAAATGCTCGAAGTTCCCCAGAATGACCGATGGTAGTCGCGTCACGAGATCGTTTCCATAGACGTGGCGAAACACCATCTTGTCGAATCGCGAGCACGTCTTGGCAAACTCTTTGTCGCCCACCATCGGTTGCCCATACGTATAGATCCCGCGCACGAGCGGGCGCCACTTCACGTAGATGGGCCGACCGAAGATGAGGGCTGCGGCCACGATGGCCATGGCTCCACCCAAGCTGTGCCCCGTGATGTAGAGGGCCTTGAGGCGTTTCGACTCGGATGGGTCGTCGATGGCCTTCTGCACGTCATCGGCCAGCTCGGACCATACCGCGCGCACGTTTCGTACGAAGCCGCCATGGACATGGCCCATCGCGAGAAAGTCGACCATTCTGCAGTTGGCGTCGGTCAGAAAGTTGATCGCGTTCGCCGGCTCCGTCCCGCGAAACGCAATGACCCCCACGTTGCCGCTGCGAATGAAGAAGGCCGTCGAGACGACGAGCATCGGGTGGTTCGCCACCGACACTTGCTTGCACGTCGTCCCGGGGCCGACGATGCCTCGATGACGGAGCTCGTCGATGAGGATCTGGCAATCGGAGTAGGCCCACGAGGAGATATCGGCCAAAATATCCGCCGCTTGCCTGTAGTAATAAACCGACTGATCGTGGGCGGTGGCGACGTCCAACGAGGCGAGCTGCCGCGAAGGTCCGGTCGAAATCGCGAGCGCCGCATTTCCATTGGTGGCTTCGAGCCCGTATACGGCTGCGGAATCGTCTTCGAGCTCGTAGGTGCTGACCTTCCCGAATCGTTGCAGATTGCTCATTATGGAGCCCCCTTCCCTTTATGGCACTTTACCTCACGCGAGGCCGAGTGCGCGCGCAGAGAGCGAGCCGCATGACGTGGGTCAAATTCGACTTCGCTGGGCGTGGCCTCCAATTTGCCAATCGAGCTCGAATGCGGAAATAGGCAATTACCTTGCCGCCACCCAATGTTGCCACATGCTTGTTCAGTGATGGCCAACGACGACCGGCTGGGTCGGTTTCATCGACTCTACCGCGAGGCGCTTCGTGACAGTCTCGTTACCGTGATGGGCCATGAAGCGCTCGCGACCCAACCGATGCCCGCTTCAGAATGATCGAAAGCTTGAGCTCCGTATCAGGACGGCGCGTGCCCGGTACCTATGGCGCTATCGGTCACCCTCATCATTGATTGCGTCAATTTGAAACTAAATTAATTCAAAAACATTTCACAATCTACAGTTGAATACGTCATTCAAGTCCTTAGCATGCATTTCATTGCATACACACTCGGCAACACGTTGCTCTTGCATGCGATCCTTTTCGATCAAACTCGTGAAAGTGAGGCCTCAAATGAATGCTTGGCTAAAGAATATCGTAACGTCGATGGTCCTTGGCTGTCTGTTCGTCGTTTCCGGTTGTTCCTCGGATCCCGATCCTAACGAACAAGAAGAACGGAACGCTGCGCCGTTGTCGGCCAACGAGCTTCGAAATGCGCTTCCTACGTGCGCCTGCGAAGGGTGGTATACCTGCGACGGAAACCCTGAGTTTTACGACTATTGTGCCGGCCGTCCTTCTTCCCGGGACTACGCACGCAAAGCGTGCGAGCGTGTTTGTGGCGAGGGAAGATGCACGAACCACGGTCCGTATTGCGGCGAGCCGTAAAGAACGCGTTCGCGACGTCGCGACTATATTTTTCGTTCAAAGATGGCACGCGCATTCATGCCCATCACACAGCGCCCCGATCTCTTCCGGGTCGGCTTGCCGCTCGTGCCGCTCACCGACATGATCCGTTATCCGGGAAGTGGTTCCGGCCAGACCTGGATACCCGAGTATGGCTCGGCGGCGGTTCCTTCGCAGTTCGCGGCGCTGTTCGCTTATTCGCCGTATCACCACGTGCAGCCTGGCGCGGCGTACCCGTCGGTCCTGGCATTGTCCGCGGACAGCGACGACCGTGTGGATCCCATGCACGCGCGAAAGTTCGTGGCAGCCCTGCAGTCCGCGTCCTCCGGAGGGCCGGTCCTTCTGAGCACGCAACGAAATGCAGGACACAGGGGAGCCGACGCCATCAAGCGCTGGGTCGAAGACGAGGCCGATGCCTATGCATTCACCTTGTCCGAAATGGGTGTCCCGTGAGCATCGCGTGACCACAGCGGGACACCGGCTCGGGCTCGTGAGACTCGCCGTTGCGAAGAGGCGAGATTTCATCGATTCTTGTAGCTTCGGATGGCATTTCACGCGCTCTTTGGCCGCTCCCGCGAGCTTGGGGATCTCGAGGCTGCACTCGGCCGTGCCCTCGCGGGTCAGGGCAGCGTTTTTCTGCTCTCGGGTGAGGCTGGCATCGGCAAAACACGCCTCACCGAAGAGATCGCTCGATCGGCCGAGGAACGTGGCGCCATCGTCGCATGGGGCCGGGCCTGGGAGGTGGAAGGTGCGCCTCCTTGTTGGCCATGGACACAAGTGCTGCAAGCCTGTCTGCAGACCCCCGCGGGGGCGGACTTCGCCGCGAGCCATCCGCGCGGCGCCGATCTTACGCCGTTCTTGACGGCGATCGGAGCGGGGAACGGCGGGGAAGCGGAGCTCCAGCCGCTGCGGGTCGGTTCGGCCATCGTCGCGCTGCTGCAGCGTTTGGCCGCAGACGGCCCGTTGGTCCTGGCGTTCGACGATCTGCACGCCGCCGATGTCACCTCGCTCGAGCTTCTCTTGGCTGTGGCGCGGGACCTTCGACGGCTTCGCGTGCTCGTCGTTGGGACCTACCGCGAGCTCGAGGCGCGTCGCCTCCCCAAGGTGTCGGCGCTGTTGAACCGCCTGGCACGTGAAGGCGCCCTTCGTCCTTTGGGCCGCCTCGATGCCGCGAGTGTCGCGCAATGCTTGAGCGAGGCGCTTGGCGCAGAGCCAACGTCCGAGCTGGCCGCGGCGGTGTTTGCGGCCACGGAGGGCAACCCTCTCTTCGTCGATGCGCTGGCCCAGCTCCTCGCGGCGCGCGGTGGAGCCTCGCTGCCCACGGGCTTCGCGCTACCGGACAGCATCCGCGAGACCGTGCACGAGATGCTGCAGCGCCTCTCGCCCGAGAGCCGGCGCGTGCTCGATGCGGCGGCCGTGTTGGGCCGCGAGTCGTCGGTGGCCACGTTGCAGCTCGTGTGCGGAAGG encodes:
- a CDS encoding prolyl oligopeptidase family serine peptidase, coding for MPITQRPDLFRVGLPLVPLTDMIRYPGSGSGQTWIPEYGSAAVPSQFAALFAYSPYHHVQPGAAYPSVLALSADSDDRVDPMHARKFVAALQSASSGGPVLLSTQRNAGHRGADAIKRWVEDEADAYAFTLSEMGVP
- a CDS encoding protein kinase; translated protein: MELKTVFAGRFIIEELAGTGGMGVVYRARDQQRDGSTVALKVLSSTAYVRHLHERFTREADVLSQLRHPGIVSYIDHGTTPQGEPYLVMEWLEGEDLDHRLARQGLTLPETVTVFRRVADALSAAHRHGIVHRDLKPENIFLVGGHLDKVSLLDFGVARLVSSELTAHGLAVGTPLYMAPEQARGDRNVGPSADVFTLGCVMFECLTGRMPFAGSHTSLILASILLQEAPRLRTLRPTMPEDVDDLLARMLAKDPEERPKDASALLQELLALGPLSDVPAPAGPPSTRRSFAPPSRPLSEEQQLVSVVVSIDENTRLRSLTVGEEEPTEPSPRAALADAVRGRYGARVELLLDGSMIAILAQTERMTATEQAVQAARCALFTREVEPSFRVAVTTGRGVVGAHLPSGEAIDRAGSFLRTLARLEPPPSSSGVWLDEVTAQLLDACFQVGRAASGFREVEAEFLTDEARPLLGRPTPCVGRDRELALLRMLLSECCEEPVARLAMLIAPPGIGKSRLRREFLRQVAPDGEASLTILVGHSDPTRAGAPYGLLWDAIRGLVDVHDGEEPSAQQHKLRERVRRHVPANDVQFVSEFLGELCGIPFPSESSPRLRDARSEPHSMFSQVSAALVSFFRAESHAHPVLLVLEDLQWGDVLTVRAIDAVLRECRDKPIMVLALARPEVEEIFPKLWSERKRQDFRLDGLTKKASAQLVARVLGPEIAPAVVARIVDQAAGNALFLEELIRFVAGGESTAMPATVLAMLQARLKRLEPELRRVLRAASVFGSTFWRGGVLALLGEQDSPASVDDWLHILVNQELVLREAGGRFLGDVQYAFRHELVREATYSMLTDADRIAGHRAAAAFLESMGERNPRVLAEHFALGDMMARAAAFYTKAALDAFDQSDVHAVVPLTERAIACGADGELLGTLLTVRARAHALDCEFDHVHPLLVRALFLLHRGSKEWYMAAGMMLMVAGILVRPNEVSRWGEELWAAECDSKSAVARMEATWLAAGYFARAGARSRAEWQLAKMDAHIAPITSLFGKGLWRLAHAESAWYLRPEPWDASRAATDAEGMFETCGHHRLVAFARIYRGISLAHLGNVDAGEQKLRAALAEGHRSREAWLISSATPYLAMLLLDKGGDASIEEAERLLRAFLDQPGDRSLQGLSHAILAEILLLHEELESAEKHARLGLGLITGFAIYRAHAKVVLTNVLLRSGRAAEACEHVDAAIAEHAHGCGFMEVRLWLTAFDAHAAAETSAAAQALEGAVERIRIRAENIPDADLRLRFLTRNVVNRRVLEEAKKRLPRSAVEFAL
- a CDS encoding lipase family protein — protein: MSNLQRFGKVSTYELEDDSAAVYGLEATNGNAALAISTGPSRQLASLDVATAHDQSVYYYRQAADILADISSWAYSDCQILIDELRHRGIVGPGTTCKQVSVANHPMLVVSTAFFIRSGNVGVIAFRGTEPANAINFLTDANCRMVDFLAMGHVHGGFVRNVRAVWSELADDVQKAIDDPSESKRLKALYITGHSLGGAMAIVAAALIFGRPIYVKWRPLVRGIYTYGQPMVGDKEFAKTCSRFDKMVFRHVYGNDLVTRLPSVILGNFEHFGYEFHGGEDGWTPRSKLSQQVVSAAVSIPVGLAAWVFEQIPVLHRVRLPYSVGDHSPVSYLQAFREARN